From one Methylomonas paludis genomic stretch:
- the lptA gene encoding lipopolysaccharide transport periplasmic protein LptA: MSALETDSEQPIYIDSNKAYYDEKQQTSTYTGNVFATQGSIRIDAEKLVVYMKDGNITKLVATGTPSKFKQLPAVGKEEIYGEGLINEFYPDKNLLIFMQNASVWQGDAKQSSEYIEYDTKNSLLKAGETASDSKRVHSVIKPKQQSRKAE, translated from the coding sequence GTGTCAGCGCTCGAGACCGACTCGGAACAGCCTATCTATATTGATTCAAATAAAGCCTATTACGATGAAAAGCAGCAAACCAGTACCTATACCGGTAATGTGTTTGCTACCCAGGGTAGTATTCGCATCGATGCTGAAAAATTGGTTGTTTATATGAAGGACGGTAATATCACTAAGCTGGTGGCAACCGGAACACCGTCTAAATTCAAGCAATTGCCGGCAGTCGGCAAAGAAGAAATCTATGGCGAGGGATTGATTAACGAGTTCTATCCCGATAAAAACTTGTTGATTTTTATGCAAAACGCTTCGGTTTGGCAAGGTGACGCCAAACAATCCAGCGAATATATTGAATACGATACCAAGAATTCGCTATTGAAAGCTGGTGAAACCGCCTCAGACAGCAAACGGGTTCATTCTGTTATTAAACCCAAACAGCAATCACGGAAGGCGGAATGA